The Arabidopsis thaliana chromosome 5, partial sequence genomic interval AATTTGTATGGCAATGATCAAGATAGTGAGTATACAGAAGTAAATAATGGCGTGGACCAAAATCGAAATCCCGCTTGTGCTCATGTTCCCGAATTCCATCACTCTTGTCCTTGCCGGTAGCTGAAATAGCAATCCTGGTGAGAGTAGGATGAACAGAGCCACTGCTACAATCACAGGTCCCCAGTCTGCACTCATATCTCaacaaaatctgttttttGAAATGAGTTTTTGTATAACAGGTTCTTGTGTTTTGGTGGCAGGTGAAAATGGAAGATGAAACTGAGAATGGAGAAGCTT includes:
- a CDS encoding AT.I.24-6 protein, putative (DUF 3339) (Protein of unknown function (DUF 3339); CONTAINS InterPro DOMAIN/s: Protein of unknown function DUF3339 (InterPro:IPR021775); BEST Arabidopsis thaliana protein match is: Protein of unknown function (DUF 3339) (TAIR:AT3G27027.1); Has 1807 Blast hits to 1807 proteins in 277 species: Archae - 0; Bacteria - 0; Metazoa - 736; Fungi - 347; Plants - 385; Viruses - 0; Other Eukaryotes - 339 (source: NCBI BLink).): MSADWGPVIVAVALFILLSPGLLFQLPARTRVMEFGNMSTSGISILVHAIIYFCILTILIIAIQIHIHF